One stretch of Qipengyuania gelatinilytica DNA includes these proteins:
- the gltX gene encoding glutamate--tRNA ligase produces MTTITRFAPSPTGRLHVGNIRTALHNWMLARKAGGRFMLRIDDTDAERSREEYVDAIREDLAWLGLSPDGEERQSLRLAKYEAAFEALKAAGRVYPAYETAQELELKRKIQLGRGLPPIYDRGALKMTSEERSAKEAEGVLPHWRFKLDHDEPIGWEDGVRGAQKFDPAQLSDPVIRRADGSWLYMLPSAVDDLDMGVTDVLRGEDHVSNTAVQIQMFTALIAAQYAAAKMPSFAHEALLVGKEGKLSKRLGSLGCDAFRERDIEPEAVIALLARLGTSQPVEPIAERARLVDTFDLSTFGRAPAKFDDTELDRLNAAIVHQIDFAEVEGRLPDGMDEAGWHAVRPNLTHVTEAADWWRLVTGPVEQPDFSDEDRAFLALAVDALTWSDTPWQDLTASLKESTGRKGKDLFLPLRRALTGMDHGPDMKELLPLIGEDRSRDRLRAAASG; encoded by the coding sequence ATGACCACGATCACGCGATTTGCCCCGTCACCGACCGGGCGCCTCCATGTCGGCAATATCCGCACCGCGCTCCATAACTGGATGCTCGCCCGCAAGGCCGGCGGACGCTTCATGCTGCGCATCGACGACACCGATGCCGAGCGTAGCCGCGAGGAATATGTCGACGCTATCCGCGAGGACCTGGCCTGGCTTGGCCTGTCACCGGACGGCGAAGAACGCCAGTCGTTGCGGCTCGCGAAATACGAAGCGGCTTTCGAGGCGCTGAAGGCTGCTGGGCGCGTGTACCCTGCCTACGAAACCGCGCAGGAACTGGAACTGAAGCGCAAGATCCAGCTCGGCCGCGGGTTGCCGCCGATCTATGATCGCGGTGCGCTGAAGATGACAAGTGAAGAACGCAGCGCGAAAGAGGCCGAAGGCGTGCTCCCGCATTGGCGCTTCAAGCTCGATCATGACGAGCCAATCGGCTGGGAAGACGGTGTCCGCGGTGCGCAGAAGTTCGATCCTGCACAGCTATCCGATCCGGTCATTCGTCGTGCCGACGGCAGCTGGCTCTACATGCTGCCCAGTGCAGTCGACGATCTCGACATGGGCGTGACCGACGTGCTGCGCGGCGAGGACCATGTAAGCAATACAGCTGTTCAAATTCAGATGTTTACCGCGCTTATTGCTGCACAATATGCTGCAGCAAAAATGCCCTCTTTCGCGCACGAGGCCTTGCTCGTCGGGAAGGAAGGGAAGCTGTCGAAACGGCTCGGCTCCCTCGGCTGCGACGCGTTTCGCGAGCGCGATATCGAACCCGAAGCGGTGATCGCGCTGCTGGCCCGCCTGGGCACTTCGCAGCCGGTCGAACCGATTGCCGAACGCGCCCGGCTGGTGGATACCTTCGACCTTTCGACCTTCGGCCGCGCGCCGGCGAAGTTCGACGACACCGAACTGGACCGCCTCAACGCGGCCATCGTCCACCAGATTGATTTCGCCGAAGTCGAGGGAAGGCTTCCCGATGGGATGGACGAGGCTGGATGGCATGCCGTGCGTCCGAACCTCACCCATGTCACCGAGGCTGCAGACTGGTGGCGCCTTGTCACAGGCCCGGTCGAACAGCCGGACTTTTCGGACGAGGACCGCGCGTTCCTTGCACTAGCGGTGGATGCGCTCACCTGGAGCGACACGCCATGGCAGGACCTGACCGCCAGCCTCAAGGAAAGCACGGGTCGAAAAGGCAAGGACCTGTTCCTCCCGCTGCGCCGAGCGCTGACGGGGATGGACCACGGCCCGGACATGAAGGAACTGCTGCCGCTGATCGGCGAGGACCGTTCGCGGGACAGGCTGAGGGCCGCCGCGAGCGGCTAG